Within Prosthecomicrobium sp. N25, the genomic segment GGCCCGTTGTCGTTGACGTCGGTGAGATTGACCGTGACCGTCTCGGTCCGCGTGTGCCCCGCCGCGTCCGTGACCGTGAGGTCGAAGGTCCGCGTGCCCCCCGCCTCGAAGTCGAGCACCGCGCCCGGCGCGACACGGATCTCGTTGCCGACCACCGTGAACAGCCCGGCATCCGTGCCGGCTAGGCTGTAGGTGAAGCTCTCGCCGGTATCGGCGTCGACCGTTGAGAGCGTAGCAACGACCGTGCCGCCAGCGCTGTTCTCCGCGATGGTGCCGCCCGAGACCAGGATGTCGCTCGGCCCGTTGTCGTTGACGTCGGTCAGGTCGACCGTGACCGTCTCGGTCCGGCTGTGCCCGGCCGCGTCCGTCACCGTCAGGTCGAAGGTCCGCGTCCCCCCCGCCTCGAAGTCGAGCACCGCGCCCGGCGCGACACGGATCTCGTTGCCGACGACCACGAAGCTCGCGGCATCCG encodes:
- a CDS encoding cadherin domain-containing protein, yielding DNGPSDILVSGGTIAENSAGGTVVATLSTVDADTGESFTYSLAGTDAGLFTVVGNEIRVAPGAVLDFEAGGTRTFDLTVTDAAGHTRTETVTVNLTDVNDNGPSDIIVTGGTIAENSAAGTVVATLSTVDADTGESFSYSLVGTDAASFVVVGNEIRVAPGAVLDFEAGGTRTFDLTVTDAAGHSRTETVTVDLTDVNDNGPSDILVSGGTIAENSAGGTVVATLSTVDADTGESFTYSLAGTDAGLFTVVGNEIRVAPGAVLDFEAGGTRTFDLTVTDAAGHTRTETVTVNLTDVNDNGP